The following coding sequences are from one SAR86 cluster bacterium window:
- the ftsW gene encoding putative lipid II flippase FtsW has product MRETLKQSKFHRILFGEFHRNLKISDFDIGIFSTVTFLSLFGVVMIASVTIPLTDGSISMTLNHTVKLILAIFIGLLIFRVSLSTWKKIDISLIIFSFFLLTLVFFPVIGFEANGASRWIRILGFSFQPSELMKFSLIIYISSYCFRRMTEFKEKWLGFWKPVLVVISAIALVLVEPDLGSSTVIFLISLTIMFIAGAPLKQMLIIFFMGLSVFVSMILLVPWRMNRILSFVDPWSNYGESGYQLSQALIAFSRGDLFGVGLGESLQKYHYLPDAQTDFIFAIIAEELGLIFCIFLISIYGYLIFKSFLLGRRARIIKKFFESYLSYGVGVCIAFHVFINIGVSSGMLPTKGLTLPFISFGGTNLMLMFALTAILFRINLELQESSEVEERVLGV; this is encoded by the coding sequence ATGAGGGAAACACTTAAACAGTCAAAGTTTCATAGAATCCTTTTTGGGGAATTCCATAGAAATTTAAAAATTTCTGATTTTGATATTGGAATTTTTTCTACTGTGACTTTTCTCAGCTTATTTGGAGTGGTGATGATTGCTTCAGTCACCATTCCTTTAACTGATGGATCGATATCAATGACCTTAAATCACACTGTTAAGTTGATACTTGCAATATTTATCGGTCTTTTGATTTTTAGAGTGTCTTTAAGCACTTGGAAAAAGATTGATATCTCTCTGATTATTTTTTCTTTCTTTCTATTAACTTTAGTATTTTTTCCTGTAATTGGTTTTGAGGCAAATGGAGCATCTAGATGGATCAGAATATTAGGATTTTCTTTTCAACCTTCAGAATTAATGAAATTTTCGTTAATTATTTACATATCGTCCTATTGTTTTAGGAGAATGACAGAATTCAAAGAGAAATGGTTGGGGTTTTGGAAACCAGTTTTGGTGGTTATATCGGCCATAGCATTAGTTTTAGTTGAGCCTGACCTAGGATCATCAACGGTAATTTTTCTCATTTCTTTAACCATAATGTTCATTGCAGGAGCGCCATTAAAACAAATGCTAATTATCTTTTTTATGGGGCTTAGTGTCTTTGTTAGCATGATTCTTTTAGTCCCCTGGAGAATGAATAGAATATTGAGTTTTGTAGACCCATGGAGCAATTATGGCGAAAGCGGGTATCAGTTATCACAAGCGCTTATTGCTTTTAGTAGAGGAGATCTTTTTGGGGTTGGATTAGGCGAAAGTTTACAAAAATATCATTATTTGCCAGATGCGCAAACAGATTTTATCTTCGCGATAATAGCGGAAGAATTAGGATTAATTTTTTGTATTTTTTTGATTTCTATATATGGTTATTTAATTTTCAAATCTTTTTTACTAGGAAGAAGAGCAAGGATAATAAAAAAATTTTTCGAATCATATCTTTCTTATGGAGTGGGAGTTTGCATTGCTTTTCATGTATTTATTAATATTGGAGTTTCGAGTGGGATGTTACCAACCAAAGGACTTACGCTACCTTTCATAAGCTTTGGTGGAACAAACTTAATGTTAATGTTTGCTTTAACTGCAATTCTCTTTAGGATTAATCTTGAACTTCAAGAAAGTTCTGAAGTAGAAGAAAGAGTGTTAGGTGTCTAG
- the mraY gene encoding phospho-N-acetylmuramoyl-pentapeptide-transferase — MFLPLLEYLAESYGPFRVFNYFTFRAILSTLTALIFCLLFGKYFISYIERKNFGQVIREFGPEKHLEKKGTPTMGGILILASIVFSCICWGDLENKFLWSIIFLIITFGVLGFLDDYLKLSKNSSDGLSGKKKLFWQTLFASIIVIFIYSTYSIPEEITLFLPFFKDFALNLGIFFVLLSIFIIVGTSNAVNLTDGLDGLAIMPSVMVAGGLGIIAYMSGNIIFAEYLNIAYLPGTEELLIICGALIGAGIGFLWFNTYPAQIFMGDVGSLSLGAALGGMAVILRQEVILAIMGGVFVMETLSVIIQVVSFKLTGKRVFKMSPIHHHFELSGWAEPKIIVRFWIITLILVLIALATFRLR, encoded by the coding sequence ATGTTCTTGCCACTTCTTGAATATTTAGCTGAAAGTTATGGGCCCTTTAGAGTTTTTAATTATTTTACTTTCAGAGCTATTCTTTCAACTTTGACGGCCTTAATTTTTTGTCTTTTATTTGGAAAATATTTTATTTCTTATATTGAAAGAAAAAATTTTGGTCAAGTTATTAGAGAATTTGGACCAGAAAAACATTTAGAAAAAAAAGGAACTCCAACTATGGGAGGTATTTTAATTTTAGCGTCTATAGTTTTTTCTTGCATATGCTGGGGCGATCTTGAAAATAAATTTTTATGGTCAATAATTTTTTTAATAATAACTTTTGGAGTTTTGGGGTTCTTGGATGACTACTTAAAGCTCAGCAAAAATAGCAGTGATGGTCTCTCCGGTAAGAAAAAATTATTTTGGCAAACTTTATTTGCATCAATAATAGTAATTTTTATTTATAGTACTTATTCAATTCCTGAGGAAATAACGCTGTTTCTTCCCTTTTTTAAAGATTTCGCGTTAAATTTAGGTATTTTCTTTGTCTTATTATCAATTTTCATAATTGTTGGCACAAGTAATGCAGTTAATCTTACGGATGGTCTTGATGGTCTTGCAATTATGCCCTCTGTTATGGTGGCTGGTGGGCTTGGGATAATTGCCTATATGTCGGGAAATATTATTTTCGCTGAATATTTGAACATAGCCTATTTACCAGGAACGGAAGAATTATTAATTATCTGTGGAGCTTTGATTGGAGCTGGCATTGGGTTTCTTTGGTTCAATACTTACCCAGCACAAATTTTCATGGGTGATGTAGGATCATTATCTCTTGGAGCAGCATTAGGAGGTATGGCAGTTATTTTGAGGCAAGAAGTAATTCTTGCAATTATGGGTGGAGTTTTCGTAATGGAGACTTTGTCAGTGATCATTCAAGTTGTATCATTTAAATTAACTGGAAAAAGAGTCTTTAAAATGTCTCCAATTCACCATCATTTTGAACTTTCAGGATGGGCCGAGCCTAAAATAATAGTGCGCTTTTGGATCATAACCTTAATTCTTGTATTGATAGCGCTCGCCACATTTAGATTGCGTTAA
- the murC gene encoding UDP-N-acetylmuramate--L-alanine ligase yields the protein MLGTNKINKIHFIGVGGAGMSGIAEILLNLNFQVSGSDLLESKITKRLESLGLVFFDMHEGENLSEVDLVVFSSAIKQDNPEILEAKKNNIKIMKRAEILAELTNLKKSILIAGSHGKTTTTCIAAHIFKENNLDPTYIIGGKVSSFESNANLGEGKHIFAEADESDGSFLLFNPDKAIITGIDNDHLETYQGNIENLKKAFVDFIKKVKSTVFILDLEKKWIKDLSFGTEKIITYGFSSDADYKIIHYSQNQKGCSFVIKDKKSGLEHLFEIGIHGKHNILNSLAAILIALDEGIKLSGIRKALRSFTQVERRFEIITDNVFGKKITLVDDYGHHPSELKATIETIKEIWPDKKVVMAFQPHRYSRTKALFHDFVNILSKIDNLILMEIYPASELPIKNYSSEDLFYEVKKNNKNIVLVNGIEEAYDEFKNFSDQKYIFLTQGAGNTSTLALRFK from the coding sequence ATGCTTGGTACGAATAAAATAAATAAAATTCATTTTATTGGAGTGGGCGGAGCAGGAATGAGCGGCATCGCAGAAATATTACTAAATTTAAATTTTCAAGTTTCTGGATCCGATCTTTTGGAATCAAAAATAACTAAAAGACTTGAGAGTTTAGGATTAGTTTTTTTTGACATGCATGAGGGAGAAAACCTTTCTGAGGTTGATTTGGTTGTATTTTCATCTGCAATAAAACAGGATAATCCCGAAATACTTGAGGCAAAAAAAAATAATATAAAAATTATGAAAAGAGCAGAGATATTGGCTGAATTGACTAATCTAAAAAAAAGTATTTTGATCGCTGGAAGTCATGGTAAGACAACAACAACTTGTATAGCTGCTCATATTTTTAAAGAAAATAATCTTGATCCTACTTATATAATTGGCGGAAAAGTTAGTTCTTTTGAATCTAATGCAAACTTAGGAGAAGGAAAACATATTTTTGCAGAAGCAGATGAAAGTGATGGAAGTTTTTTGTTATTTAATCCAGATAAAGCAATTATTACAGGGATTGACAACGATCATCTTGAGACATATCAGGGAAACATAGAAAACTTAAAAAAAGCTTTCGTAGATTTTATAAAAAAAGTTAAAAGTACGGTCTTTATTTTAGACCTTGAAAAAAAGTGGATTAAAGATTTATCTTTTGGAACTGAAAAAATTATTACATATGGATTTTCCTCTGATGCCGATTACAAAATAATTCATTATTCACAAAATCAAAAAGGATGTTCCTTTGTTATAAAAGATAAAAAATCTGGATTGGAACATCTTTTCGAAATAGGAATCCATGGAAAACATAATATTTTAAATTCTTTGGCTGCAATACTTATTGCATTAGACGAAGGAATTAAATTATCCGGTATTAGAAAGGCGCTAAGGTCTTTTACTCAGGTGGAGAGAAGGTTCGAAATAATCACCGATAATGTATTTGGAAAAAAAATCACTTTAGTAGATGATTATGGTCATCATCCCTCGGAGCTAAAAGCGACAATAGAAACTATAAAAGAAATTTGGCCTGATAAGAAAGTCGTGATGGCATTTCAACCGCACAGGTATTCTCGTACTAAGGCTTTATTTCATGATTTTGTAAATATTTTATCTAAAATAGATAACTTAATTCTTATGGAAATATATCCGGCAAGCGAACTTCCGATTAAAAACTATTCTAGTGAAGACTTATTTTACGAAGTTAAAAAAAATAATAAAAACATCGTCTTGGTAAATGGTATAGAAGAAGCCTATGACGAATTCAAAAATTTTAGTGATCAAAAATATATTTTTCTTACTCAAGGTGCAGGTAATACCTCAACGCTAGCCTTGAGATTCAAATAA
- a CDS encoding UDP-N-acetylmuramoyl-L-alanine--D-glutamate ligase, with protein MLPKENFVLILGAGKTGLSAINYLKGKKNYKIFDTRNIHKLPLNFINNESFKNNLIALKDLKFELIEYVICSPGFDYDHEIIQLLKKNNISIKSDIEIFVEENNSKKILVSGTNGKTTVSLLLEKIISLKGLDSFAIGNLGRPVLDYISLDKDYFIIEVSSFHLQISNNLDAEIGILLNISHDHLDRHKSFENYVNIKNSLFQKCKVSIGNKNDKNIKRGLTSYFEGSEKIDDANLNAVSKVLEKIDLNYSQEELKKFSFKPNHRMEVFHEDKLGRKFINDSKATNCGATISAIKSLKNQKIIIICGGQGKGADFSELTNEIDKKCEAVIIYGEDKKQIGSKVKICSKYYVNNLKEAILKALNLSKPKFTILFSPACASFDMFNNFEERGEEFKRLILNEGNT; from the coding sequence ATGCTTCCGAAAGAAAATTTCGTCCTCATTCTTGGAGCTGGAAAAACAGGACTTTCAGCTATTAATTATTTAAAAGGAAAAAAAAATTATAAAATTTTTGATACAAGGAATATTCATAAATTGCCTTTAAATTTTATTAACAATGAATCATTTAAAAATAATTTAATTGCATTGAAAGATTTAAAATTTGAGCTCATTGAGTACGTTATTTGTTCTCCTGGGTTTGATTATGATCATGAAATTATTCAACTACTAAAAAAAAATAATATTTCAATTAAAAGTGATATAGAAATTTTTGTTGAAGAAAATAATTCAAAAAAAATCTTAGTTAGTGGTACTAATGGAAAAACAACTGTTAGTTTGTTGTTGGAAAAAATTATTTCTTTAAAAGGGCTTGATTCTTTTGCAATTGGTAACCTTGGAAGACCAGTTCTTGATTATATTTCCTTGGATAAAGATTATTTTATAATCGAGGTTTCGAGTTTTCATCTTCAAATTTCTAATAATCTTGATGCTGAGATAGGCATTTTATTAAATATCTCGCACGATCACTTAGATAGGCACAAAAGCTTTGAAAATTATGTAAACATCAAAAATTCTTTATTTCAAAAATGCAAAGTCTCAATTGGAAATAAAAATGATAAAAACATCAAAAGAGGTTTGACAAGTTATTTTGAAGGCTCAGAAAAAATAGATGATGCAAATTTAAACGCAGTATCAAAAGTTCTTGAAAAGATAGATCTTAATTATTCTCAAGAAGAGTTAAAAAAATTTAGTTTTAAACCGAACCATAGAATGGAAGTTTTTCACGAGGATAAACTTGGCAGAAAATTTATAAATGATTCGAAAGCGACTAATTGTGGAGCTACTATTTCTGCGATTAAGTCACTAAAAAATCAAAAAATTATAATTATTTGTGGCGGTCAAGGAAAAGGGGCTGATTTTTCAGAGTTAACGAACGAGATAGATAAAAAATGTGAGGCAGTGATTATTTATGGGGAAGATAAAAAACAAATTGGAAGCAAAGTAAAAATTTGTAGCAAATATTATGTAAATAATTTGAAAGAAGCTATCTTAAAAGCTTTAAATTTATCAAAACCAAAGTTTACTATTTTATTTTCTCCGGCTTGTGCAAGTTTTGATATGTTTAATAATTTTGAAGAGCGAGGCGAAGAATTTAAAAGATTAATTTTAAATGAGGGAAACACTTAA
- a CDS encoding UDP-N-acetylglucosamine--N-acetylmuramyl-(pentapeptide) pyrophosphoryl-undecaprenol N-acetylglucosamine transferase produces the protein MSSPKTIFIAAGGTGGHVFPAKRVAQKFIKEGFKVIWIGTNRGPEKNICKELDISFIQVPLNGFRGKGVLIKLKALIAFLISGVIFLSKSNPLNRENYPMIVFGGYVSLIAFFYFKGPVFLQEQNTIPGSVSKLLFSTNKVSKVFCGFPKTKQIFENFDKKYIKLIESGNPIGEVTQRNNTKNHADKFNLLVLGGSQGSSFLNEHVPKSIEIFLKNSQINVLHQCGVNKKEYVEKSYDLSSKNIQIEEFINHISQSYIWADLVICRSGALTISELISSKSVGILVPLKNSIDNHQMENASYLREKNASWILQESEEFSLNLFNLLKDILEKKEIVDEKKVNLEKIKIKPSEQIIFKEVNAWYE, from the coding sequence GTGTCTAGTCCAAAAACAATATTCATTGCTGCCGGAGGTACAGGAGGACACGTATTTCCAGCCAAAAGGGTTGCCCAAAAATTCATAAAGGAAGGCTTTAAGGTTATTTGGATTGGAACAAATAGAGGGCCAGAAAAAAATATTTGCAAAGAATTAGATATATCTTTCATACAGGTCCCATTAAATGGTTTTAGAGGAAAAGGCGTTTTAATAAAGTTAAAAGCATTGATTGCTTTCTTAATTAGCGGAGTGATTTTCCTCTCTAAATCAAACCCTTTGAATAGAGAAAATTATCCTATGATAGTTTTTGGAGGATACGTATCTCTTATCGCTTTCTTTTATTTTAAAGGCCCCGTGTTTCTTCAAGAACAAAATACTATTCCTGGTTCAGTTTCAAAACTACTCTTTTCAACTAATAAAGTATCAAAAGTTTTTTGTGGGTTTCCAAAAACAAAGCAAATATTTGAAAATTTTGACAAGAAATATATCAAATTGATTGAAAGTGGAAATCCAATCGGAGAGGTAACTCAAAGAAATAATACGAAGAACCATGCAGATAAATTCAATTTGTTAGTTCTTGGAGGAAGTCAAGGCTCAAGTTTTTTAAATGAGCACGTTCCAAAATCTATAGAAATCTTTTTAAAGAATTCACAGATAAATGTTTTGCATCAATGCGGGGTCAATAAAAAAGAGTATGTAGAGAAAAGCTATGATCTCTCATCAAAAAATATACAAATTGAAGAATTTATAAATCATATAAGCCAGAGTTACATTTGGGCTGATTTAGTTATCTGCAGATCAGGAGCTTTAACAATATCTGAGTTAATTTCTTCGAAATCAGTAGGGATTTTGGTGCCGCTTAAAAATTCTATAGATAATCATCAAATGGAAAATGCGAGTTACCTTCGTGAAAAAAATGCATCTTGGATATTGCAGGAATCTGAAGAATTTTCTTTAAACCTTTTTAATCTTCTAAAAGATATTTTAGAAAAAAAAGAAATTGTTGATGAAAAAAAAGTAAACCTTGAAAAGATAAAGATTAAACCTTCTGAACAAATAATTTTTAAAGAAGTAAATGCTTGGTACGAATAA
- a CDS encoding UDP-N-acetylmuramoyl-tripeptide--D-alanyl-D-alanine ligase — MLIEKRLSKIAEITNSRQFGKDLSFKNISIDSRSIKQGDLFVAIKGENFDGHDFIGQALEKGAVGIISEKSLSKKLNYLKTKNNFDFLKILAQENRNMFRGQIVAITGSNGKTTTKEILYLLLSFLTDKRSVFKSPKNWNNELGLNLSLLGLNHKHKIGIFEIGTNRPGEIYSLSNFLKPDYGIITNIGRSHLENLKNLDGVAKEKSDLFINVKNKGVCLARIDNKYKKLILKKATGKELKLLGNEKKDIFDLNFEAALLIVNEILNLEKNSNVELSEIKKRIQENLKIPGRMEKINGPKKTTILNDSYNANPDSFLAAFEFISKLKYKHKILVMGKMGELGEKSDQLHDQVIQKAIKHFDLIFCVDINSKIKSEKINYLSKSDTVINLSRFFDKQTLILFKASRSVKMETLIDLI, encoded by the coding sequence GTGTTAATTGAAAAAAGACTATCAAAAATAGCAGAAATTACTAATTCGAGACAATTTGGTAAAGATCTATCATTTAAAAATATTTCAATCGATTCAAGATCAATCAAACAAGGAGATTTATTCGTTGCTATAAAAGGAGAAAATTTTGATGGTCATGATTTTATTGGTCAAGCTCTTGAGAAGGGAGCAGTAGGAATTATTTCAGAGAAATCACTTTCAAAGAAATTAAATTATCTTAAAACAAAAAATAATTTTGATTTTTTAAAAATACTTGCTCAAGAAAATAGAAACATGTTCCGTGGACAAATAGTCGCAATAACTGGAAGTAATGGGAAAACTACCACAAAAGAAATTTTATATCTTTTATTAAGTTTTTTAACCGACAAAAGGTCTGTATTTAAATCTCCAAAAAATTGGAACAACGAACTAGGTCTCAATCTCTCTCTTTTAGGTTTGAATCATAAACACAAAATTGGAATCTTTGAAATTGGAACAAATCGACCTGGTGAAATTTATTCACTTTCAAATTTTTTGAAACCTGATTATGGGATCATAACAAACATTGGCCGTTCTCATCTGGAAAACTTAAAGAATCTAGACGGAGTTGCAAAGGAGAAATCAGATTTATTTATAAACGTTAAAAATAAAGGTGTTTGTTTGGCTAGGATAGATAATAAATACAAGAAACTTATCTTAAAAAAAGCCACTGGAAAAGAACTGAAACTTTTGGGTAATGAGAAGAAAGATATTTTCGATTTAAACTTTGAGGCAGCCTTACTGATTGTGAATGAAATTTTAAATCTAGAAAAGAATTCAAACGTTGAGTTAAGTGAAATAAAAAAAAGAATTCAAGAAAATTTAAAGATTCCGGGCAGAATGGAAAAGATTAATGGACCAAAAAAAACCACCATCTTAAATGATTCTTACAATGCAAACCCAGATTCTTTTTTAGCTGCTTTTGAATTTATCTCAAAATTAAAATATAAACACAAGATACTCGTTATGGGAAAGATGGGCGAGCTAGGCGAAAAGTCAGATCAATTACATGACCAAGTAATTCAGAAAGCTATTAAACATTTTGATTTAATTTTTTGCGTTGATATTAATTCAAAAATAAAAAGCGAAAAGATTAATTATTTATCAAAAAGCGACACCGTAATAAATCTATCTAGATTTTTTGATAAACAAACTTTAATTCTATTTAAAGCGTCTAGATCAGTTAAAATGGAAACTCTTATAGATCTTATTTAA